The genomic region CATGGAAAGCAAATTTTCGCTGTGCTATGAATTCTCTACCAGATATTGAGGAAGTGAAAGATCAAAGCATGAAGAGAGGAAGCAATGCCTTCAGAATGTACAGGATGCTTTCCCCATCTGAAAAAGCAGTTAAAAAAGGTAAGTTTGGTcattaacttaaagggttagttcacccaaaaatgaaatttctgtcattgattactcactctcatgtccttccaaacccgtaagaccttcgttcatcttcggaacacaaattaagatattttgatgaaatccgagggtttctggagcacacataggcagcaatgtcattgtaccttttgaggtccagaaaggtagtaaaggcatcgttaaaatagtcaacgtgactacagtggttcaaaattaatgttatgaagggacaagaatactttttgtgcgcaaaagcaaaacaaaaataacaactttatttaacaattggAACTATTGTCATACGCAATAGGCGTAGTGAACGCAGttcagcgcttccgtgttctacgtcagaacgccggctcattattggttggctcctgcatcagcatcacacacatgcgtcGTGGTGCTCACATTTACAGCCTCGggcaatactgagccggcgttcggacgtagaacctggaagcactgaacGGTGTTTACTAATGTCAACTGcttaggagactgacaggggagagaaaagattgttgatttttttttttttttgcgcacaaaaagtattctcgtcacttcataaaattaaggttgaaccactgcagtcacttcgactgttttaatgatgtcttttttttacctttctgggccttgacagtggtattcaaattgctgtctatggagaggtcagagagctctcagatttcatcaaaaatatcgtaatttgtgttctgaagatgaacgaaggtcttacagttgtggaacgacatgagggtgagtaattaatgacagaatttttgggtgaactaaccctttaacatgatACTATAAATTCCACCATGTATTTTATACTTATACACTTATCCTTAATGtagaattacataattttattttggtAAATAAATACTTCCTTTGATGTTTAAGATCCTCTAAATGCATATTGTCATCTTTTTCAGGAAAGAAAAAGATGGACCTGGAGCAAAGAGCAAAAGTAGGAACACATGACTGTACACTTAAACAACAGTGCGTACTTCTAACTAAATATTGCAAATGATCTCACACCTGTcctaaattctttaaaagggtTTTCAGAAACGGAAAGCTAGCACtcccagaaaaattaaaatgcttAAAGGACAGCGTGAAGCGGAGCTTAAGATGGAAACTACACCGGACAGCACTGTGCTATTTGCTGGTAAATAACCACTTGTTATCCCCTCATTTATTCTACCCTCAGATGTCACCGCAATAACAGAGACCACACTTATTTATCTAGTGTTcccaaaacatatttgaaaattTAAGCCATACttaaaatgaatgcattttatTGCAATGATGCCAGAGCTCAGAACTAATTTTttattaacctttttttttttttaaatcaactggTCTCAGTGTGATTTCTGACCACCAAAAAATGTCTTTGCCTTCAACAGTAGATTCATTGTTTTATACTTGCTTACTCATCAACACAGATCAGGAGAGCTCCTCTGAGCCCGTGTCATCTGAGAAGGATATGGCTATAGCTGAACTACCTGATGTGTGTGCAGTTGTTGAGGTGGCAACAGAGAATGAAGAACCTGAGGATCAACACACTGAAGTGTCTCTGCCTCTCCAGGACTCCCATGTTTCATCCTACAGTGGTAATGTTCTTTCTTGCCTTTATCTCTACTGTCTACTGTGTTGTATTCACCACAGGAGTCATAAATTACTTACCATGTTACTGACATCATCATGGTGGATTTTGTTCTGTTCTATACAGAGAGTGACACTGAGAGCACATGCAGCGAAGAAGACTTAGTACaggtatgtatatttttaaatacaacaatttatatttcaaaatacaaTTTAGACACTTGGATCTTAAGAAGTTGTGTTTTTTGTAACAGCCAGTTAAGCAaaaacactaccattcaaaggtttggggtcagtactactttttttcttattcagcaaggatgcattaaaggtgccatcaaacgtttttttacaagatgtaatataagtctaaggtgtcccctgagtgtgtctgaagtttcagctcaaaataccccatagccTATtatggggcatcattaaatatgagccgatttatgctgtgcggcccctttaaatgctgacgctccccgcccacggagctcgcgcttgccttaaaggtgctaaagaggatctttccgttgactgagaaaccaaagactgttagtgagtttttgaaatgagcgcatgcgtaagaacaaccccctccttcacagctcaattcgagggaacgcctcccaaaactcgtgcacgagtattggaacacgagtgtttaccaccagcattcgctgtgtcgtgttagtggattcattatgtcggactcaccgccggtaactcataatctgcagttgttactcctgtctcctgacaaaaacattgcatgcggcgcctgtggagtgtggaaagttactggagcgcgcagccgcacacgtctctcacaaggaacgtcatggcagtgattgacaagccagagggccaatcatcgcgtaaacgattggctgatgtttttaaggccctacctcgtgcacagatgatgtatattaatattattcctttcagtgcacctaataaatagtcttttatcagttagtaaagacagtttcaagtaatattgcaaaaatgtataaaacaaaacatcctctttaacacctttaaacagtgcctaaacaaagtttacacagctaatataaccctaaaatggatctttacaaagtgttcgtcatgcatgcggcatgcatgcgtcggattatgtgagtattgtatactgttatattgtttacatttgattctgaatgagtttgaggctatgctccgtggctaacggctattgctacactgttggagagatttataaagaatgaagttgtgtttatgaattatacagactgcaagtgtttaaaaatgaaaatagcgacggctctcgtctccgtgaatacagtaataaacgatggtaactttaaccacatttaacagtacattagcaacatgctaacgaaacatttagaaagatagtttacaaatatcactaaaaatatcatgatatcatggatcatgtcagttattatcgctccatctgccatttttcgctattgttcttgcttgctgacctagtctgttgattcacctgtgcacatccagacgttactggctgcccctGTGTAATTCCTTTCATAAttttgggaacatgggctggcatatgcaaatattgggggcgtacaccctgactgttacgtaacagtcggtgttatgttgagattcgcctgttcttcggaggtcttttaaacaaatgagatttatataagaaggaggaaacaatggagtttgagactctctgtatgtcttttccatgtactgaactcttgttatttaactatgccaagataaattcaatttttcattcgagggcacctttaacttcatcaaaagtgacagtaaagacatttaaagggttggttaacccaaaaaatgaaaattcggtcattaattactcaccctcatgtcgttccaaacccgtaagattgctgttcatcttcagaacacaaataagatCTTTGAAATCTTTGTATGCACCAAAAAACAttgaccactttatttacaaaatattaatttccaatGCGTTTTTTTTCACGCACAAAGTGAATGATTTCTTAAACGTTAttaaaaagttatcaaaaatgGTGATAATAAAATGATTGCAAACtttaaccatttaaaatgtcaaattaaattttaccAATTCTTTTTTTGACatagtgctgcacaacagagattcagattctgtttaaaataaaacatggacaaaaaaattgtgatatTCCTTAAATAATGCAGACACAAGCAGTCTTCATTTTAAGTAGCAGTCTTTTATCAAGTTATATTCACAGATACTAAGTTCAAATCACAATTTGATTAAGTGTACAGCCCTACTTTTGAATCTTGccaaattatataatattctgCGTTATacataaattccatttttaagATTGGATTCCACGATTCTGTCAGCATTGCTGAAATCATAGGGCCCTTAGATTAACACACTGACAGGCAATAAAAAGGTCTTTAGATGGTTCAACTTCAAACCATTGGCAAAGTTACATTTCATTCTTACTTTGTAACCAAAGCAGCTTATCAAAACAATGAATTTAGTTATTGTTATATGTTAATATTTCatagtattactgttttactgtattttaatattaataaatgtagcttcagtgagcataagagatttcattcaaaaacatttttttttttaaatcataccccaaacttttcaactGTAGTGTACATAGACATACAACAATAGAAACATTCATGTTGTCATCAAgcctatttgtttgtttgttttgtgctaAGAGTGTTAACTTTCCCTTGCAGCTTCCTCAGGACCTGTCCATAAAAGCTTCACAAAGATCATCATTTAGTTCTGTGTTAAGGATCCCACCATCAACCTCACCAAACATATTTTTCACATCAACGAAAACAAATTTCAGAGTGACCAGCTGCAGAGAGGACTCGCCCCTAATTGCTTATAACACTCCTCCATGGTTTCCCTGCCCGTTTAATTTCCAAAATGTCACAGACGTGCGACCCTCAAGCCCTGCCCCCAAAACAGATCTCACCAGCAGCCCAACTTCTCAGCTAAGTGTGATGGCTAAAGCTGTAGACCTCTCTgttacaaaacacaaaacactacAATGAAGACACCCGAAATGTACAACCTGCTGCTGTTCAGCTGATAAACTTACAACCCATAATTCAGTAATAATCAAGTGCTCTCAGGTGTGTTAGACTTGTGTTGATGTTCAGCTTTTAAAACCAAACAGCTTTAAGCTATCTGAATCCATGATACTAGATTATATTTCTGAAACTTTTTGCAAGACACTACCTCGTTCCCATAATTGTATTACGTAAGTTGTAGCACTACCTCACAGTCACAGATGCGACTTTTGATCACAGATGTCGTCAGTCTAAGCTACTAATAATGCAGCTTTGGGAGCATAACTATTTGTAGAACGCAGAATATGCATAGTATTAATTTGATATTTGAGTAACATTTCATACATGTTGACAGTAGATGTAACAAAACAATCATGAATGAAATAGAACTGTTACTGGAGAGTTGCATGTATGTTTTTCTACAGTGTGTAGCACAATATTGatagtttttgaaagaaatgtttgaatgatttttttttttttttatgaatttggcatgtttgtcaATTTAATAACAGCATTATTGAACTGCCTGGCatcatttttttagttttacttGAGGATCCTCTCTCACATGTACGTGGGACTACGAATACTTGAATAGAGACATTCAACTGATTAAGAGTTGTGCATTAACTTGTCAAACCGTTTTCCTTTGTGTTCTGACAGAATCCTGTTTCAGTGTAATTGAGATTTTGCTAAGGTTTCTTGTATAAActatttttatacaacagtCAATGAGCATTATGAAGAAATACAGCACTGAGATTTAAAAGCAaatataaaaacagtttttattgtaGTGTCTTGatgattaaaaaacattaaacaatacaaaatCTCTTCAAAACTCATTTGTATGATGTACACTAAAAACAGTGGTTCAAAGTGTTAGTGGTACTAGTTAAAAAGAtgaatgtgcagtagaaaagCAAATCACTTTGGTTGCTGTATCTTGCTTAATTTTACAATAGACAGAAGATAAGTGAAAATGATTTACAATTCAGACTGCTTAGTATGCAGTGGCATAAATGATAAAATGCATTCTTGGTTTTCTTAGACTGAGATTTTCATTCTTCATGTCATTCATTTTGTctatgatttcattttttttactgtacaagGCTAGTGGTGtgcatttaatgttattaatggTGCTCCATTTATAACAAAACTTTGTACATAACAAGCTTAGTATAATGCTCCTTGCTGAAATCCAAGTATGTTTTACTGAACTAAGGACATATAACAAGAGTGGAGCAAAGCTAATATAAAAGGCAAATTCTATGAACTTAGATGTTTTAATACAGTCTGTGTCTTCTTATGAAGTAAGACTATATTGTTGTGCGTGACATTCTAAATCACAGTTAAAGCTTTgctgatgcattttttttttctgtagaagtTATACTTAGACCTGTATACAGACTGGCTTTTAGGCTTTTACAAAAATTAAGAAATTGTTTAGAAAACCACTAGTAACTGAGGTTGTAAAAATAGGTCATCCCctcacttcattttttttttttggggggggaggGTGGTGTGAAATGATAGGCAATCCAGACCACCGTCTGGATAATGTGAAGAGAAACAGTTTACTTCTCAAAGTACGGCAAATAAAAGAACTTGAATCCTCTTCGTCCCCGAACTGCACAGCTTATATAGATCACATGAtacactgaaagaaaaaaagcaaaagcaacagttttgttgtttttctctagCATTTGTCTTGTCAATGCTGTCtattttaaagaggacctattatgcttctttacattttcaattttcTTAAGTGCAGGGGTCGGCAACCTATGGCACGCGGAGGGGTAATTGCTGGCATGTGAGCAAAAGCGAGAAAGGTGCAggcctaaaattaacactcgCCAAGCACCAAATGCATGTAAAAATCGGCGTTGGCGAGTATATGATGCAGTGTATATGAtttcactggtatctaaaatTTGTCATTActgcttttttttcccttcaaaaACAGTTTAATTTTCTTAAGTCACCGAccattggcaggtgtggcaaaaagttagttttaggccCTGGGTGTATAATGTAGTTCATTCAGTTAAAGTACCTCGTACCTGCATACAGATCTACATTTTGAGGTAATCATTCCTCATAGTAACACAGCTTGTTTTAAGTTAGGAgttataaatactattaaagtTTGAGAATTAAACCGTGCAAGTCAGTAAAACTCGGAGCTCTGACAAACCATTAGCGAGACCACTGCACATCACACGCACACAAGTTACTGACTGACAGCTTACAGCTTGTTCCGCTGTAAATAGTTAATGCTATACATTTCTGAGATATTTAACCAAGTATATTGAGTCCTATTAAACATTCCACACACACATTGAAATGACTGATGAAACTCTGTTCATCACTTCATGTGTTTTCTCTAATCGGATAGCTATCCAATCGTGCAAAgagcattttttgcatttcaGATGCATTGttgtttgagcataaaaaaggtctgcaaagtcaCTAAGCACAAAGTCCACTCCAAAGgaagttattctctatatcagtaagcaCTGTTTAACTCCCTGAAACACCTTGATTGTAGTCTTAAGTTTTGGGAATGTACACGTCAcaatattattcatttaaataattcccacccaaGGCATAGGTAAAATAAAGTTACAAGACCTGGTCAGTGCGTTGAAACTTGTGTTTATGGTAAGGGGCATGAACATGCTGGAAGaagttgaccaatcacagcactgcTGGCcaagctgaccaatcagagcacattgtgcttttcagaaggaggggcttcatagagaccgGAACTtatcaggggtgcgtttcccgaaagcatcgttggtgaactatggtcgtagttcgctttgggaaacgtaCCCCAGAGCGTTATTGACAGACTaagaagagaggtgctgcagctatataaaatatatgaaaaataatggGTTTTTTACATTCAAGGATGAAAAtatattctagtagaccccaaaaacaaaatcaagacattgtaaaagggcataataggtcctctttaaagtCAGTTTCTTCCTTTGTATACACATTTCTTGACTGCATTACAAAGATAACTTAACAATTCATAAAACTATAATATATTATCTAAGGTCCAAATTCCATTACTGATATTCGCAATGGCAaacaat from Megalobrama amblycephala isolate DHTTF-2021 linkage group LG7, ASM1881202v1, whole genome shotgun sequence harbors:
- the irf2a gene encoding interferon regulatory factor 2a, whose protein sequence is MPVDRMRMRPWLEQQISSGEIQGLHWVSEEKRIFQIPWMHAARHGWDLEKDAPLFKNWAIHTGKYRPGIDKPDPKTWKANFRCAMNSLPDIEEVKDQSMKRGSNAFRMYRMLSPSEKAVKKGKKKMDLEQRAKGFQKRKASTPRKIKMLKGQREAELKMETTPDSTVLFADQESSSEPVSSEKDMAIAELPDVCAVVEVATENEEPEDQHTEVSLPLQDSHVSSYSESDTESTCSEEDLVQLPQDLSIKASQRSSFSSVLRIPPSTSPNIFFTSTKTNFRVTSCREDSPLIAYNTPPWFPCPFNFQNVTDVRPSSPAPKTDLTSSPTSQLSVMAKAVDLSVTKHKTLQ